One Spiroplasma sp. NBRC 100390 DNA window includes the following coding sequences:
- a CDS encoding ETX/MTX2 family pore-forming toxin, with translation MIKMLKLLTAVFSVNSFVMPLAYNNNLLKDNTTDSQTPTIINLDDYITEALYSDFKIHHPSVFIRNLNILSKNLTYSNTDVSIKNTTFLNSSNDIEPGLYFGKATFTNNTDSMQTFQTPEFIQKVTTTYTYQTITGISAGIELKFTYLDFNYKINYSKTDIDTTTNTVTLTAPNQPIKVKPHTLTTATVYLGTSKGNAYLNLDADISGTVKCEINKIDGVGVIYEVNIADAFKSLQTLSSLPDAISIKSNNVVHFNGLGSINGFVTKTNYFVTVKDTPIA, from the coding sequence ATGATTAAGATGTTAAAATTATTAACTGCTGTCTTTAGTGTTAATTCTTTTGTTATGCCTTTAGCATATAATAATAATTTATTGAAAGATAATACTACTGATTCGCAAACTCCAACAATTATTAACTTGGATGATTATATAACTGAAGCGCTATATAGTGATTTTAAAATTCATCATCCATCAGTTTTTATTAGAAACCTTAATATACTTTCTAAAAATTTAACTTATTCTAATACAGATGTTTCAATTAAAAATACGACATTTTTAAATAGTTCAAATGATATTGAACCAGGACTTTACTTTGGAAAGGCAACTTTTACAAATAACACTGATTCTATGCAAACCTTTCAAACCCCAGAATTTATTCAAAAAGTAACGACAACCTATACTTATCAAACGATTACAGGAATTTCCGCTGGAATTGAACTTAAATTTACGTATCTAGATTTTAATTACAAAATTAATTATAGTAAAACAGACATTGATACAACAACAAATACAGTAACGCTTACTGCCCCAAATCAACCCATTAAAGTAAAACCACATACGTTAACAACGGCAACGGTTTATTTAGGAACTTCCAAAGGGAATGCTTATCTTAATTTAGATGCTGATATTAGTGGAACCGTTAAATGTGAAATTAATAAAATTGATGGAGTGGGAGTTATTTATGAGGTAAATATTGCCGATGCTTTTAAGTCATTACAAACATTAAGTTCATTACCTGATGCAATTAGTATTAAATCCAATAATGTTGTTCACTTTAATGGTTTAGGAAGCATTAATGGATTTGTTACTAAAACT
- a CDS encoding DEAD/DEAH box helicase, with protein MNFNTLNLSPALERMITKMGYTNLTEIQEKAIPVALNNQDIIGKSHTGTGKTAAFILPILQRLDPQLKRPQAIILCPTRELAMQVIDQVRKFATYLEGVNATLLCGGSHLQRQIYSLRKSNIVVGTPGRIADHINRNTLRLNTIKTIVLDEADEMLKMGFKTELDKVFENAPKKYQTLLFSATMPKQVLEIANKYQNNPVEIVVTRNATEQNNITQYYVDAISYRKEDVLIALYKNLQPKRSIIFSNTKAFTDKIAKMLATIGVTSCVINGDKRQRERLQAMRSFREGKATVLVATDVAARGIDIDQIDYVFNYDIPTERESYIHRIGRTARAGATGVAITIVSNRNDLNEIKHLAQYQKKKIELFDITNYNLKEKIKESKNFSGNYKQLDSKQNKNSKYSNSHGSSKTDRGNFNKSNAPQFGKNNKRKNKKFAKNKLKFN; from the coding sequence ATGAATTTTAATACACTAAATTTATCCCCAGCCTTAGAACGAATGATTACTAAGATGGGATATACTAATCTAACTGAAATTCAAGAAAAAGCTATTCCAGTTGCATTAAATAATCAAGACATTATTGGCAAAAGTCATACTGGAACTGGTAAAACAGCCGCTTTTATTTTACCAATTTTACAAAGGTTAGATCCACAATTAAAACGACCACAAGCTATTATTTTATGCCCAACAAGAGAACTGGCAATGCAGGTAATTGATCAAGTTCGAAAATTTGCGACTTATTTAGAAGGAGTAAACGCAACATTATTATGTGGTGGTTCTCATTTACAACGCCAAATTTACTCATTGCGAAAAAGTAACATTGTTGTTGGAACACCAGGGCGAATTGCTGATCATATCAATCGTAATACCTTGCGGTTAAACACAATTAAAACAATTGTTTTAGATGAAGCAGATGAAATGTTAAAAATGGGTTTTAAAACCGAACTTGATAAGGTGTTTGAAAATGCCCCCAAAAAATATCAGACATTATTATTTTCTGCAACAATGCCAAAACAAGTCTTGGAAATTGCTAATAAGTATCAAAATAATCCTGTTGAAATTGTTGTAACAAGAAATGCTACAGAACAAAACAATATTACTCAGTATTATGTTGATGCAATTTCTTATCGTAAAGAAGATGTTTTAATTGCTCTATATAAAAATTTACAACCAAAACGAAGTATTATTTTTTCTAATACAAAAGCTTTTACTGATAAAATTGCTAAAATGCTTGCAACAATTGGGGTTACTAGTTGTGTTATTAATGGGGATAAACGGCAACGTGAACGATTACAAGCAATGCGATCATTTCGTGAAGGAAAAGCAACGGTATTAGTTGCAACTGATGTTGCTGCACGAGGAATTGATATTGATCAGATTGATTATGTTTTTAATTATGATATTCCAACGGAACGAGAAAGTTATATTCACCGCATTGGTAGAACAGCACGAGCAGGTGCTACGGGAGTTGCAATAACGATTGTTTCGAATCGTAATGATTTAAATGAAATTAAACATTTGGCACAATATCAAAAGAAAAAAATTGAATTATTTGATATTACTAATTATAATTTAAAAGAAAAAATAAAAGAATCTAAGAATTTTAGTGGAAATTACAAACAGTTAGATTCTAAACAAAATAAGAATAGTAAATATAGTAATTCTCATGGTTCATCCAAAACTGATCGTGGCAATTTTAATAAGAGTAATGCCCCACAATTTGGAAAAAATAACAAAAGAAAAAATAAAAAATTTGCAAAAAACAAATTAAAATTTAATTAA
- a CDS encoding spiralin lipoprotein: MKRLLVILGAFGLTATGATSVVACNNKNVADNDLSKVKSITAPTVVTAVKSESVTKDEVKTALAANVLLAVQGIAKTAKADDFTYDVFKDNKGTTYSNVNLKTGTADVYVKITAAKGKKVVVNSSGYIKVTLPKEGTVDKKDIAGTTVVDPQLIADSSKKYSDLLANQTLITAVVTGIKTKTSLDTVVTTDFTLTSDKTATASQAAGSVKITVTAATGSTKISGKFDFTILLKAATPAKKDITGTTVVDPQLTADTSKKYSDLLANQTLITAVVTGIKTKTSLDTVVTTDFTLTSDKTATASQAAGSVKITVTAAAGSTKISGTFEFTITLK; encoded by the coding sequence ATGAAACGATTATTAGTAATCTTAGGAGCTTTCGGTTTAACAGCAACTGGTGCAACATCAGTAGTTGCATGTAATAACAAAAATGTTGCAGATAATGATTTATCAAAAGTTAAATCAATTACTGCACCAACAGTAGTAACTGCTGTTAAATCAGAAAGTGTAACAAAAGATGAAGTTAAAACAGCTTTAGCAGCAAATGTTTTATTAGCAGTGCAAGGAATTGCTAAAACAGCAAAAGCAGATGATTTTACATATGATGTTTTTAAAGATAACAAAGGAACTACATATAGTAATGTTAATTTAAAAACAGGAACAGCAGATGTTTATGTTAAAATTACTGCAGCAAAAGGTAAGAAAGTTGTTGTTAATTCATCGGGATATATTAAAGTAACTTTACCAAAAGAAGGAACAGTAGATAAAAAGGATATTGCAGGAACAACAGTGGTTGATCCACAATTAATAGCGGATTCAAGTAAAAAATATTCTGATTTGTTAGCAAATCAAACTTTAATTACTGCAGTTGTGACTGGGATTAAAACAAAAACTAGTCTTGATACAGTTGTAACAACAGATTTTACTTTAACAAGTGATAAAACTGCTACTGCTTCACAAGCAGCTGGGAGTGTTAAAATTACTGTCACTGCAGCAACAGGGTCAACAAAAATTTCGGGAAAATTTGATTTTACAATTCTTTTAAAAGCTGCGACGCCAGCTAAAAAAGATATTACAGGGACAACAGTGGTTGATCCACAATTAACAGCTGATACAAGTAAAAAATATTCTGATTTGTTAGCAAATCAAACTTTAATTACTGCAGTTGTGACTGGGATTAAAACAAAAACTAGTCTTGATACAGTTGTAACAACAGATTTTACTTTAACAAGTGATAAAACTGCTACTGCTTCACAAGCAGCTGGGAGTGTTAAAATTACTGTTACTGCAGCAGCAGGATCAACAAAAATTTCGGGAACATTTGAATTTACGATTACTTTAAAATAG
- a CDS encoding M60 family metallopeptidase — protein sequence MGNINNISGVCDGCKAGLKIYLTKLLETYDINSEEITFFSYQHRQYKKIFELKPIDVFRCNNKLFGFSLTGKSNPKFINNKKISWKVFQLHQKRIISNNKTQNLTSEKIREKSSGRHYRQINKKWIIIILLLVLILGAIISMTSYLIINSFKNPSHDVIFNADGQAKQNALLENRQFAHSDLLPTGYFTNDYKPFTIMLKDGFDNQNVYLQIGQWGKYNTINNGQKPAQEFYKYQLTDKTTEIIPKIQGMIYLTNYSKTKDVEVKSITGPAIYQVPTFKIGKTDQKNFLNDVAITKSPFVEFISNHIFLTMQTYQIVKIFLWEKQNNIDIENILKNWDDIWKYTNEAYGLNSNYSGIAKKHQQYIHIANPDTGAGYASATNYHITFQNDTSAGADLFTSTSKNQWGLWHEIGHTYQTPQYQWNGLTEVTVNISALYVQHKLFNSNRLDTSSQITKIKSHFAQPDQQRNFDDISDLFTKLAMFWQLQMAFGDNFYPTLSQYYRLLSFSQNPATNVEKQQLFIEMTSQVSNRNLAPFFIKWGLPPTQATNQKIETYPALTKNIWENIIDGTHQPIVENDVVTYAITTADVSLKDNVEISFGTDINMTNYGKYFNYAQNSLIWDVGMQNYQIYQKDNDKYKVNVFIGFKATGKLPNKYVFAISTNYGDTIKFLGLANSYHGILGLDKDNKKIRLYGDAGTIHNYFGDKDPPYYHVIISDNNGTKLYDLKILGTDNFLNVIRTNNLWEGIKYAENYFITLELQEASRVLKFNSILNDWIAVSPTNKITKKYQIINNKLMEVN from the coding sequence ATGGGCAATATTAACAATATATCAGGTGTTTGCGATGGGTGCAAAGCAGGATTAAAGATATATCTCACAAAATTATTAGAAACATATGATATCAATAGTGAAGAAATTACCTTTTTTTCATATCAACATCGACAATATAAAAAAATTTTTGAATTAAAACCAATCGATGTTTTTCGTTGTAATAATAAATTATTTGGTTTTAGTCTTACTGGTAAATCAAATCCTAAATTTATTAATAATAAAAAAATTAGTTGAAAAGTATTTCAACTTCATCAAAAAAGAATAATAAGTAATAACAAAACGCAAAATTTAACATCAGAAAAGATCAGGGAAAAGTCTAGTGGGCGTCATTATCGTCAAATTAATAAAAAATGAATTATTATTATTTTATTGTTAGTCCTAATTTTAGGGGCAATCATTAGTATGACAAGTTATTTAATCATTAATAGTTTTAAAAACCCCTCACATGATGTAATTTTTAACGCGGATGGACAAGCAAAACAAAATGCGTTGTTAGAAAATCGACAATTTGCTCATTCTGATCTTTTGCCAACTGGTTACTTTACAAATGATTATAAACCATTTACCATTATGCTAAAAGATGGATTTGATAATCAAAATGTTTATTTACAAATTGGCCAATGAGGAAAATATAATACAATTAATAATGGGCAGAAACCAGCACAGGAATTTTATAAATACCAACTAACAGATAAAACAACTGAAATTATTCCCAAAATTCAAGGAATGATTTATTTAACTAATTATAGTAAAACTAAAGATGTTGAAGTTAAAAGTATTACTGGACCAGCGATTTATCAGGTACCAACTTTTAAAATAGGAAAAACTGATCAAAAAAATTTTTTAAATGATGTTGCAATAACAAAAAGTCCTTTTGTTGAATTTATTAGTAACCATATTTTTTTGACAATGCAAACATATCAAATTGTTAAAATATTTTTATGGGAAAAACAAAATAATATTGATATTGAAAATATTTTAAAAAATTGAGATGATATTTGAAAATACACAAATGAAGCATATGGTTTGAATTCAAATTATTCGGGAATTGCAAAGAAACATCAACAATATATTCATATTGCTAATCCAGATACGGGTGCTGGGTATGCTTCAGCGACCAATTATCATATTACCTTTCAAAATGATACAAGCGCTGGTGCTGATTTGTTTACTAGCACAAGTAAAAATCAATGAGGATTGTGACATGAAATTGGTCATACTTATCAAACCCCACAATATCAATGAAATGGTCTTACTGAAGTAACAGTTAATATTAGTGCTCTTTATGTTCAACATAAATTATTTAACAGTAATCGTTTAGACACATCTAGTCAAATTACTAAAATTAAAAGTCATTTTGCCCAACCAGATCAGCAAAGAAATTTTGATGATATTAGTGATTTGTTTACTAAGCTAGCAATGTTTTGACAACTTCAAATGGCTTTTGGTGATAATTTTTATCCGACTTTATCACAATATTATCGCCTTTTGTCATTTTCACAAAATCCTGCAACAAATGTGGAAAAACAACAATTATTTATTGAAATGACTTCACAAGTAAGTAACCGTAATTTAGCACCTTTTTTTATAAAGTGAGGTTTACCGCCGACTCAAGCAACTAACCAAAAAATTGAAACTTATCCGGCATTAACTAAAAATATTTGAGAAAACATCATTGATGGTACTCATCAACCTATTGTTGAAAATGATGTTGTAACATATGCAATTACAACAGCTGATGTTTCTTTAAAAGATAATGTTGAAATTAGTTTTGGAACAGATATTAATATGACAAACTATGGGAAATATTTTAATTATGCACAGAATTCATTAATTTGAGATGTCGGAATGCAAAACTATCAAATATATCAAAAGGATAACGACAAGTATAAAGTTAATGTTTTCATTGGTTTTAAAGCAACAGGAAAATTACCAAATAAATATGTTTTTGCTATATCAACTAATTATGGTGATACTATTAAGTTTTTAGGTCTTGCAAATAGTTATCATGGGATTTTAGGGTTGGATAAAGATAACAAAAAAATTCGCTTGTATGGTGATGCGGGTACTATTCATAACTATTTTGGTGATAAAGATCCACCATATTATCATGTTATTATTAGTGATAATAATGGAACAAAACTTTATGATCTTAAAATTCTTGGAACAGATAATTTTCTTAATGTTATTCGAACTAATAATTTATGGGAGGGAATTAAATATGCTGAAAATTATTTTATTACATTGGAATTACAAGAAGCTAGTCGTGTTTTAAAATTTAATTCAATTTTAAATGATTGAATAGCAGTTTCGCCAACTAATAAGATTACAAAAAAATATCAAATTATTAATAATAAACTAATGGAAGTTAATTAG
- the rpsO gene encoding 30S ribosomal protein S15 yields the protein MVSKDRKAELVSKFGQNAKDTGSTKVQIAILTEDINNLTAHLKIHRKDIVSRRSLLQKVAQRKHLLAYLTKIDFNEYKAIIEELGIRK from the coding sequence ATGGTTTCAAAAGATAGAAAAGCAGAATTAGTATCGAAATTTGGACAAAATGCGAAAGATACTGGTTCAACAAAAGTACAAATTGCTATTTTAACAGAAGATATTAACAATTTAACTGCACACTTGAAAATTCATCGTAAAGATATTGTTTCAAGAAGAAGTTTATTACAAAAAGTAGCACAAAGAAAGCATTTACTTGCTTACTTAACTAAAATTGATTTTAATGAATATAAAGCAATCATTGAAGAATTAGGAATTAGAAAATAA
- a CDS encoding riboflavin kinase produces MKILAWNKPANNEAKIVCLGLFDGFHLGHLKLINRLMEIKTKQHLTTLFFTMSQSVTDFLHQTDTKLLDNKSKQQTAAKLEFDYYLEVPLTSEFMNLSAQQFLTILKERFHVVKIVIGSDFRFGKNREGDFNQIITFFGQENVYLITRQDDAFSSTKIRNLLLNHDLPAANKLLYEDYHLRGKVKPGKQIGRTINFPTANMYLPQKVILPYGVYITQTWAQGNLYPSMTSYRLFEGKEVVETYLLDVDLNLYNQEIIVYFKKYLRENIKINNLTELVDLLEQDLVDTLAFFANKA; encoded by the coding sequence ATGAAAATTTTAGCATGAAATAAACCAGCTAATAACGAAGCAAAAATTGTTTGTTTAGGTCTATTTGATGGTTTTCATTTGGGACATTTAAAACTAATTAATCGGTTAATGGAAATTAAAACAAAACAACATTTAACGACATTATTTTTTACAATGTCACAAAGTGTTACTGATTTTTTACATCAAACTGATACAAAATTATTAGATAATAAATCAAAACAACAAACAGCTGCAAAATTAGAGTTTGATTATTATTTAGAAGTTCCATTGACAAGTGAATTTATGAATTTATCTGCGCAACAATTTTTAACAATATTAAAAGAACGGTTTCATGTTGTTAAAATTGTTATTGGGTCTGATTTTCGGTTTGGAAAAAATCGTGAAGGAGATTTTAACCAAATTATCACTTTTTTTGGCCAAGAAAATGTTTATTTAATTACTCGTCAAGATGATGCTTTTTCTTCAACAAAAATTCGTAATTTATTGTTAAACCATGATTTACCAGCAGCAAATAAATTATTATATGAAGATTATCATTTACGTGGTAAAGTAAAACCAGGTAAACAAATTGGACGAACAATTAATTTTCCAACCGCGAATATGTATTTACCACAAAAAGTAATTTTACCTTATGGGGTTTATATCACACAAACTTGAGCACAAGGGAATCTTTATCCATCAATGACTTCATATCGGTTATTTGAAGGAAAGGAAGTTGTTGAAACATATTTGCTAGATGTTGATTTAAATTTATATAATCAAGAAATTATTGTTTATTTTAAAAAATATTTACGTGAAAATATTAAAATAAATAATTTAACCGAATTAGTTGATCTTTTAGAACAAGATTTAGTTGATACACTTGCATTTTTTGCGAATAAAGCATAA
- the truB gene encoding tRNA pseudouridine(55) synthase TruB, whose translation MHDGIFLINKPAGKTSNQIIQDIKKTLMIKKIGHAGTLDPLATGLLVVLVNNATKMSEYLLTADKAYDVEMQLFVETDTGDITGNVVKEVPPFKLRKKQLKKIFSEFNGFMYEQYPPKYSAIKVNGKKLYEYARRDEVVEIKPRTVTIKEIKLKKYNHHDHTITFSVLCTKGTYIRSLVMDLAAKLNTIATVKSLCRTQSGNFLLSKAIAPEEVNFDRLISMYDALFTNKQQLLLYHYDEEIRQGKPIVIINHTDPIIFIIDKNKNVLAIYKHIGKHVYACQRGLWANIDINQQQKIDKDDHY comes from the coding sequence ATGCATGATGGTATTTTTTTAATTAATAAACCAGCTGGAAAAACAAGTAATCAAATTATTCAAGATATTAAGAAAACCTTGATGATTAAAAAAATTGGCCATGCTGGAACTTTAGACCCTTTAGCAACAGGTCTTTTGGTGGTATTAGTCAATAATGCGACTAAAATGAGTGAATATTTGTTAACAGCAGATAAAGCTTATGATGTTGAAATGCAATTATTTGTTGAAACAGATACTGGTGATATTACTGGCAATGTTGTTAAGGAAGTGCCCCCCTTTAAGCTTCGTAAGAAACAATTAAAGAAAATTTTTAGTGAATTTAATGGATTTATGTATGAACAATATCCTCCTAAATATTCTGCTATTAAAGTTAATGGTAAAAAACTTTATGAATATGCTCGCCGCGATGAAGTAGTTGAAATTAAACCACGAACAGTTACAATTAAAGAAATTAAGTTGAAAAAATATAATCATCATGACCATACTATTACATTTAGTGTTTTATGTACCAAAGGAACATATATTCGTAGTTTGGTTATGGACCTTGCCGCAAAATTAAATACAATTGCAACGGTTAAAAGTTTATGTCGAACGCAATCAGGGAATTTTTTGTTATCAAAAGCAATTGCTCCCGAAGAAGTAAATTTTGATCGCTTAATTTCAATGTATGATGCCTTGTTCACAAATAAACAGCAGTTATTACTTTATCATTATGATGAAGAAATTAGACAAGGAAAACCAATAGTTATTATTAATCATACAGATCCAATTATTTTTATTATTGATAAAAACAAAAATGTTTTAGCAATTTATAAACATATTGGTAAACATGTTTATGCTTGTCAGCGGGGGTTATGGGCAAATATTGATATTAACCAACAACAAAAAATAGATAAGGATGATCATTATTAA
- a CDS encoding type III pantothenate kinase, translating into MKLLVDIGNTAIKFAILNPAQEITSFLAISSRELIAEKNFRQKIITALDKIKLTLANLTLLCLSSVRPMWDDLFYQLALDLQIPFYQVKKNLTIERLAIDIPNPRNLGADLIVGSYATLELYPAQDVILVNMGTATTISLLKQGTLLGTIIMPGLEAAAEALFNRAQLLQTFDYSYENATLGKNTKQAINIGLVNGHLLTVKAFVDKLTTQATAPQVVLTGGNASYIKDLVPYHYDKSLLFKGLVAILQDNKLI; encoded by the coding sequence ATGAAATTATTAGTAGATATTGGTAACACAGCAATTAAATTTGCAATTCTTAATCCCGCCCAAGAAATTACATCTTTTTTAGCAATTTCTAGTCGAGAATTAATTGCAGAAAAGAATTTTCGCCAAAAAATAATAACAGCCTTAGATAAAATAAAGTTAACTTTAGCAAATTTAACATTATTATGTTTATCATCAGTTCGACCAATGTGAGATGATTTATTCTATCAATTAGCCCTTGATTTACAAATTCCGTTTTACCAAGTTAAAAAAAATTTAACAATTGAACGATTAGCAATTGACATTCCTAATCCACGGAATCTTGGGGCGGATTTAATTGTTGGGTCATATGCAACATTAGAATTATATCCAGCACAAGATGTTATTTTAGTTAATATGGGAACAGCTACCACAATTTCATTATTGAAACAAGGAACCTTATTGGGAACAATTATTATGCCTGGATTAGAAGCTGCTGCTGAAGCACTATTTAATCGAGCACAGTTATTACAAACATTTGATTATTCTTATGAAAATGCAACTTTAGGAAAAAATACTAAACAAGCAATCAATATTGGATTAGTTAATGGTCATTTATTAACTGTAAAGGCTTTTGTTGACAAACTTACAACCCAAGCAACTGCTCCACAAGTGGTGCTAACAGGGGGCAATGCAAGTTATATTAAAGATTTAGTTCCTTATCACTATGATAAAAGTCTTCTTTTTAAAGGGTTAGTAGCGATTTTACAAGATAATAAATTAATATAA
- the coaBC gene encoding bifunctional phosphopantothenoylcysteine decarboxylase/phosphopantothenate--cysteine ligase CoaBC: MAKIILVITGSVAAYKGLALYEALRKDHHVELILTQGALKFLKVVPPMVKTDIFTQHYYDKKDPSEHITIAAETDLFIAYPATQNFIAQITHGFTDSLGSLVYSVVQSHKMVFPAMNSGMYFSAANLRNLIQLTNDGVQVYEPRSGMLACNTTGIGRAWEWEDVLTEINHFLHWKELWQDKKVMLNFGRTKTFLDDIRYLTNNSSGKMGDALHTVLTWTKCALTTVVGDCDVPIYYDHQKVNTNQEMLTTMLEQYSQQDVVIACAALNDYQVAKPIIGKISKREHPQLDVTLTSNIDVLSELGKLKQHQILVGFSVQNDFDLAYGQQKLVEKNLDLIVINQIKAMGSNQNEVILLTKNMHRQIPNQSKIIVAQAILTAINEIIEERDK; encoded by the coding sequence ATGGCAAAAATTATATTAGTTATTACAGGAAGTGTTGCCGCTTATAAAGGCCTTGCTTTATATGAGGCATTAAGAAAAGACCATCATGTTGAATTAATTTTAACTCAGGGAGCCTTAAAGTTTTTAAAAGTAGTTCCTCCGATGGTTAAAACAGATATTTTTACGCAACACTATTATGATAAAAAAGATCCATCAGAGCACATTACAATTGCGGCTGAAACTGATTTATTTATTGCCTATCCGGCGACCCAAAATTTTATTGCTCAAATAACTCATGGTTTTACCGATAGTTTGGGAAGTCTAGTTTATAGTGTTGTACAAAGTCATAAAATGGTTTTTCCAGCAATGAATAGTGGGATGTATTTTTCTGCAGCTAATTTACGTAATTTAATACAATTAACAAATGATGGTGTTCAGGTTTATGAACCGCGGTCAGGAATGTTAGCATGTAATACAACAGGAATTGGCCGGGCTTGAGAATGAGAAGATGTTTTAACTGAAATCAACCATTTTTTACATTGAAAAGAACTATGACAAGATAAAAAAGTGATGCTTAATTTTGGCCGCACAAAAACATTTCTTGACGATATTCGTTATCTTACTAATAATTCAAGTGGTAAAATGGGTGATGCTTTACATACTGTTTTAACTTGAACAAAGTGTGCTCTAACAACAGTTGTTGGTGATTGTGATGTCCCAATTTATTATGATCATCAGAAGGTAAATACCAATCAGGAGATGTTAACAACAATGTTAGAACAGTATTCACAACAAGATGTTGTTATTGCTTGTGCCGCTTTAAATGATTATCAAGTTGCTAAACCGATTATTGGAAAAATTAGTAAGCGAGAACATCCCCAACTTGATGTAACATTAACTTCAAACATTGATGTTTTATCTGAATTGGGGAAATTAAAACAACACCAAATTTTAGTTGGTTTTAGTGTTCAAAATGATTTTGATTTAGCTTATGGCCAGCAAAAACTAGTTGAAAAAAATTTAGATTTAATTGTTATTAATCAAATTAAAGCGATGGGTTCTAATCAAAATGAAGTTATTTTATTAACCAAGAATATGCATCGGCAAATTCCTAACCAAAGTAAAATTATTGTTGCTCAAGCAATTTTAACAGCAATTAATGAAATTATAGAAGAGAGAGATAAATAA